From the Bacteriovorax sp. Seq25_V genome, one window contains:
- a CDS encoding response regulator, whose amino-acid sequence MANKLLDEIKVLVVDDMATLRESIVTLLRGVGFTKVSSAQDGVKALLKIEDAYNEKEPYRLILSDINMPECNGIELLKKLKADDRFKDIPVVMISTENEAATVMDAIQAGAVNYILKPFTTETLKAKLNEIGKFLK is encoded by the coding sequence ATGGCAAATAAGCTTCTCGATGAGATTAAGGTTCTTGTTGTTGATGATATGGCCACACTCAGGGAATCAATCGTAACACTATTGAGAGGAGTAGGGTTCACGAAAGTCAGTTCGGCACAAGATGGAGTCAAAGCCCTTTTAAAAATTGAAGATGCATATAACGAGAAGGAACCTTATCGACTAATATTGTCGGATATTAATATGCCTGAATGTAATGGGATAGAACTTCTTAAAAAACTCAAGGCCGATGACCGATTCAAAGATATACCTGTCGTTATGATTAGCACTGAGAATGAAGCTGCAACGGTTATGGATGCAATTCAAGCCGGAGCCGTGAATTACATCTTAAAACCTTTTACAACAGAGACTCTAAAAGCAAAGTTAAATGAAATAGGAAAGTTTTTAAAGTAG
- a CDS encoding LysM peptidoglycan-binding domain-containing protein, giving the protein MKLKKNSLIILALLTASCSFNGNQQQKTIAELGDSVDGDSLQIVETKEDGVVEIFSSQVEDVENVIAEEPVQANTIMDNPAPMIAHNEEVKEEIDNVISNDRYEDYVVQKGDTLMILAFRLYRDVMMWKDIAGWNSENLNGGTKIYPGDKLKVKVVDFEGNIWQPQGNPYLIQDGDSLMRVSQNVYDGTTRYWRDIWENNTYLIKDPNIIYAGFTLYYLPVEEIKQNKMRDLASKGKDNEKI; this is encoded by the coding sequence ATGAAACTAAAGAAAAATTCGTTAATTATTCTTGCCCTTCTCACGGCATCTTGTTCATTCAATGGAAATCAGCAGCAAAAGACTATTGCAGAATTAGGTGATTCTGTTGATGGGGATTCACTACAAATCGTAGAAACTAAAGAGGATGGAGTCGTTGAAATTTTTTCTTCACAAGTTGAGGATGTTGAAAATGTCATTGCTGAGGAACCAGTTCAAGCAAATACAATTATGGATAATCCTGCACCAATGATTGCTCATAACGAAGAAGTGAAAGAAGAAATAGATAATGTAATTAGTAATGATCGTTACGAAGATTACGTTGTTCAAAAAGGTGATACACTAATGATCCTTGCGTTCAGATTATATCGCGATGTAATGATGTGGAAAGATATCGCAGGATGGAATAGTGAAAATTTAAATGGAGGAACAAAAATCTATCCAGGAGATAAGCTAAAAGTTAAGGTCGTAGATTTTGAAGGAAATATTTGGCAACCACAAGGGAACCCGTATCTTATCCAAGATGGTGATTCACTTATGAGAGTTTCACAAAATGTTTATGATGGAACGACAAGGTACTGGAGAGATATTTGGGAAAATAATACTTACCTTATTAAAGATCCAAATATTATTTATGCTGGATTTACTCTTTACTATCTTCCTGTAGAAGAAATAAAACAAAACAAGATGAGAGACTTAGCATCAAAAGGTAAGGATAATGAAAAAATTTAA
- a CDS encoding ATP-binding protein, protein MSQRVPFSIKTKLILAITAVVALTTAFNLYYTYKTFKADKESYIFESAQRTSSLALEKISLFLNPIVEGLQKKNISQLNENENIKSIFEFSEEKLKTLSNTSNYKYETKALSNQMQFLLKGKEDGIYFDKFNTDFIVGIKKDNFSRFAIINLDDITRNFSVDNIFQYKITIAKFILLDSNEISTTGFDLTTNQAKFIGEYLAANSFNPKFKISVLSFISKEKSFSVIRQIIFKNILFAVIILGFCLILAVFFANTLTNPIIQIINKTKQIAAGNYNGDLQVKTNDELKSLGISINSMSQKIRDLLQDKEQMILALEKANIQLEDYNKNLENKVNERTKELREANEFINTVVNSLNQGIFVFNKENKIEEMSNKACTEIFNTEAKHQNVPTLLKLNTTETTNFTKWSEILFQNKLPFNSAKALGPKNFKEHEPGHPEFKYVELEYIPMNNQEGQLNNVLVVATDKTNEINAQEAFKEKDLYVSMLIKIVKNKQAFLDLYEEALSMLEDLRYSLGHNNLENKAMIVFHTLNGGFASYSAQELVNAARETETKIKSFEHEKENFNLFVENEISSYLELMTKFKEDLLSKISSGKDVVEVSKEDLHDLEHELHKISTPALEAFDKYIKKKKISSLFESYASLVENLSLKLNKPMAPLQIDDNGIRITPETYKDFFSSLVHLFRNCMDHGIEDADQRAAHGKSTEGLIKVSANVDDSKIQLKIQDDGAGINISKLREKLIQVNGEQEVAAMSDEEISMAIFLPNMSTRDTVTEISGRGIGMSAVKESVERIGGQLTLSTQANKGTEFKFELPLL, encoded by the coding sequence ATGTCACAAAGAGTTCCTTTTAGTATTAAAACAAAACTAATTTTAGCAATCACTGCCGTAGTTGCATTAACAACAGCATTCAATCTTTACTACACATATAAAACATTCAAGGCAGATAAAGAGTCTTATATTTTTGAATCTGCTCAACGCACGAGTTCATTGGCATTAGAAAAAATTTCTTTATTCTTAAACCCTATCGTCGAAGGACTTCAGAAAAAAAACATTTCACAACTCAATGAGAATGAAAATATCAAATCCATTTTCGAATTTTCAGAGGAGAAACTTAAAACGTTAAGTAATACTAGTAATTACAAATACGAAACAAAGGCCCTTTCAAATCAAATGCAGTTCCTATTGAAAGGAAAAGAAGATGGCATCTATTTCGACAAGTTCAACACTGACTTCATAGTTGGTATCAAGAAAGATAACTTCTCTCGTTTTGCAATCATTAACCTTGATGATATTACAAGAAATTTTTCAGTTGATAATATATTTCAGTACAAAATAACAATCGCAAAATTCATACTACTAGACTCTAATGAAATTAGTACAACAGGTTTTGATTTAACAACGAATCAAGCAAAATTTATAGGTGAATATCTTGCAGCAAATTCTTTTAATCCTAAGTTTAAAATAAGTGTTTTAAGTTTCATCAGTAAAGAGAAGAGTTTTTCTGTAATTCGTCAAATTATTTTTAAGAACATACTTTTTGCAGTTATTATTCTTGGATTTTGCCTAATTTTGGCTGTATTTTTTGCTAATACACTTACAAATCCAATTATTCAAATCATTAATAAAACTAAGCAGATTGCGGCAGGTAATTACAACGGTGATCTACAAGTTAAAACCAATGATGAGCTAAAATCTCTTGGAATTAGTATCAACTCAATGTCTCAAAAGATCAGAGATTTATTACAAGATAAAGAACAAATGATTTTAGCGCTAGAAAAGGCTAATATCCAATTAGAAGACTATAACAAAAACCTAGAAAACAAAGTTAATGAAAGGACAAAAGAACTAAGAGAAGCAAATGAATTCATTAATACTGTAGTCAACTCACTCAATCAGGGGATTTTTGTTTTCAACAAAGAAAACAAAATTGAGGAGATGAGTAATAAGGCTTGCACTGAAATCTTCAACACCGAAGCAAAACATCAAAATGTACCTACTCTCTTAAAGCTTAATACGACGGAAACGACGAACTTTACAAAGTGGTCAGAAATTCTCTTTCAAAACAAATTACCTTTCAATAGCGCTAAAGCACTAGGTCCTAAAAACTTTAAGGAACATGAACCTGGACACCCAGAGTTCAAGTATGTTGAGTTGGAGTATATTCCAATGAATAATCAAGAAGGACAACTAAACAACGTACTTGTTGTAGCTACAGATAAAACCAATGAGATAAATGCTCAAGAAGCTTTCAAAGAAAAAGATCTTTATGTTTCAATGCTAATTAAAATTGTAAAAAACAAACAAGCTTTCCTAGATCTTTATGAAGAAGCTCTATCAATGCTTGAAGATCTTCGCTACTCGCTTGGTCATAATAACTTAGAAAACAAGGCCATGATTGTATTTCATACTTTAAACGGTGGATTCGCTTCTTACAGTGCTCAAGAGCTAGTAAATGCCGCAAGAGAGACTGAAACAAAAATAAAAAGCTTTGAGCATGAAAAAGAAAACTTCAATCTTTTTGTTGAAAATGAGATTTCATCTTACCTTGAACTAATGACAAAGTTTAAAGAAGATCTCCTATCAAAAATTAGCTCAGGTAAAGATGTGGTTGAAGTAAGCAAGGAAGACTTACATGACCTAGAACATGAGCTTCATAAGATTTCAACTCCTGCACTTGAAGCATTTGATAAATACATCAAAAAGAAAAAGATATCGAGTCTTTTTGAAAGCTATGCTTCTCTCGTTGAAAATCTTTCTCTAAAACTTAATAAACCAATGGCTCCATTGCAAATAGATGATAATGGAATCCGCATAACTCCTGAGACATATAAAGATTTCTTCTCTAGTCTTGTTCACTTATTTAGAAACTGTATGGATCATGGAATCGAAGATGCAGATCAAAGAGCTGCTCATGGCAAAAGCACAGAGGGTTTAATAAAGGTTTCGGCTAACGTAGATGATTCAAAAATTCAATTAAAAATTCAAGACGATGGTGCAGGTATTAATATCTCAAAGCTTCGTGAGAAACTTATTCAAGTAAACGGAGAGCAAGAGGTCGCAGCAATGAGTGATGAAGAAATCTCAATGGCAATTTTTTTACCTAACATGTCCACACGTGATACTGTCACAGAAATCTCAGGACGTGGAATTGGAATGAGTGCGGTGAAAGAATCGGTAGAAAGAATTGGTGGACAGTTAACACTATCCACACAAGCAAACAAAGGGACAGAGTTTAAGTTCGAACTTCCCCTACTTTAA
- a CDS encoding response regulator, translating into MKKFKVPITSEFKILHLEDLEDLRVKMKSDLVSLGVEATIVEAEDVATAIAKIESEKIDFIISDWNLPDGTGFDFLKKVRSISKLDKVPFIMCTTLNEVSNMLDAISNGANEFITKPWELEELEEKFSSTYSSFYE; encoded by the coding sequence ATGAAAAAATTTAAAGTTCCAATAACATCTGAATTCAAAATTCTACATCTTGAAGATTTAGAAGATTTAAGAGTTAAGATGAAAAGTGATTTAGTATCACTTGGAGTTGAAGCAACGATTGTTGAAGCTGAAGATGTCGCTACTGCAATTGCAAAGATTGAATCAGAGAAAATAGACTTTATTATTTCTGATTGGAATCTTCCGGATGGAACAGGTTTTGATTTTTTGAAAAAAGTAAGAAGTATATCAAAACTAGATAAAGTACCATTTATAATGTGTACAACACTGAATGAAGTTTCAAATATGCTCGATGCTATTAGTAATGGGGCAAATGAATTTATTACAAAACCGTGGGAGCTTGAAGAGTTAGAAGAAAAATTCTCTTCTACCTATTCAAGCTTTTACGAATAA